Proteins from a single region of Antechinus flavipes isolate AdamAnt ecotype Samford, QLD, Australia chromosome 2, AdamAnt_v2, whole genome shotgun sequence:
- the LOC127550330 gene encoding motile sperm domain-containing protein 1-like, protein MQQPPRQLELGEGNLPVFVFPTELIFYADDQSTHKQVLTLYNPYEFALKFKVLCTTPNKYVVVDAAGAVKPQCCVDIVIRHRDVRPCHYDVIDKFRLQVSEQSQRKALGRKEIIATLLPSAKEQRKEEEEKRIKEHLAESVFFEQMLSQTENRAVSSGPSLLTVFLGIVCIAALMLPTLGEVESLVPHYFHLSVNQKLVAAYVLGLITMVILRI, encoded by the coding sequence ATGCAGCAGCCACCACGGCAGCTCGAGTTAGGGGAAGGCAATCTTCCCGTGTTCGTGTTTCCAACGGAGCTTATCTTTTATGCAGACGACCAGTCCACCCACAAGCAGGTGCTGACTCTGTATAATCCCTACGAGTTTGCCTTGAAGTTCAAAGTGCTGTGCACCACCCCCAACAAGTACGTGGTTGTGGACGCCGCGGGTGCAGTGAAGCCTCAGTGCTGCGTGGACATCGTCATTCGTCATAGAGATGTCCGGCCCTGTCACTATGATGTAATAGACAAATTCCGTCTACAAGTTTCCGAACAAAGCCAGAGGAAGGCTTTAGGACGCAAAGAGATTATTGCGACCCTTCTGCCGTCGGCCAAGGAGCAacgaaaggaagaagaggaaaaaaggataaaggaaCACTTAGCAGAAAGTGTGTTTTTTGAGCAGATGCTGTCTCAAACGGAAAACAGGGCTGTTTCATCTGGACCTAGTTTATTAACTGTCTTCCTGGGAATAGTGTGCATTGCAGCTCTTATGCTTCCCACACTGGGAGAAGTGGAATCTCTAGTGCCTCACTACTTTCATTTAAGTGTGAATCAAAAATTAGTAGCTGCTTATGTTTTAGGTCTTATCACTATGGTTATTCTTAGAATATGA